TGCGAGAGAAAGTTTAGCATAAATATGAGCGACTTTAATAACGTCTTCTTGATACACCATGATGCCATAGGTGTCAGGCATTATCTTATTCATTATGGGATGAGCCTCTTTGCGTTTCTCTGGAAACCGGGTGCGTAGAATAAATTCCCGCATCATACCGCTCTGAGCCACACCTGGACGGATCACGGAGCTCGCAGCTACTAAACCGAGATAGTCATTTGTCGCGAGCTTACTGAGTAGCATGCGCATAGCAGGTGACTCTATGTAAAAGCAACCTATGCATTTTGCCTGCGCGATCATGTTATTAATATTAGGATCTTGCATAATTTTTTTTACATCTTTTCTCAAATCCATGACTTCAGCTCCCGGTTGATTATACTTGATTATCTCAAGTGTGTCCCTAATCTTTCCCAATCCTCGCTGGGCAAGGATATCAAACTTATGTATACCTGCATCTTCTGCAATATGCATGTCAAACTGGACGGTAGGGTAGCCTTTGGGCGGTAATGTGGTGGCACTATAATAGTGTATGGGCTTTTCTGTAATGAGAATCCCTCCAGCATGGATGCTTACATAGTTGGGCATATCATGCAATTCAGATCCATATTTGAGCACTAGGTCATGTATCTCATCGCCGGTTTTGCCTTGGGGAGGCATGGATGTGAGTTTATCTATGTCTGATTTAGGAAGTCCAAAAACTTTCCCTAATTCTCTCACGACCGCCCGAAACTGAAACGTGTTATAGGTCCCGAGCAACGCCACATTTTCAAATTCATCAAAAATAAATCGAGTGATATCTTCGCGATCGTCCCATGAAAAATCTATGTCAAAATCTGGGGGGCTGGTACGATAATCGTTGATGAAACGCTCAAAATAAAGATCTAATTCAATAGGGTCAACATCTGTTATTTCAAGCAAGTAGGCTATGATACTATTTGCCCCACTACCTCTACCTACATAGAAATATCCCTGCTGTCGGGCATATTGACAAATACGCCAGTTGATCAAAAAATAACCTACAAACTCCTTTTTGATTACTGTACTGATTTCTTTTTCTACCCGTACCCTTATTTCTTCATTTTCACAGCCGTAACGTTTTTCAATTCCCTGCTCTACAAGCTCTCTGAGTTTGTGTATATCTGCATCATAATTAAATTTTTCAGTTCTGTGATAAGTTTTTTGATTTGCATTTAAGTTTTTAGATTCAAAATTGAAGTCTATACTACAACGCCTGAGCAGGTTCTCAGTGTTGGTCAGTATATGTTCATATCCTTCAAAAATTGCTCTGATATGATGTGGCGATCTCATGATCTCTTCTGGTGAACCTTGCTGCTCTACAGGCAATTGGCTCAGTAGGATGTTGAGATCTATGCAGCGCAGTAGTCTGTGCTTGTTAAAGTCTCTTTTGTTTCTAAAAGTTACCGTTTCTAGTAATATATGCTTGTCTTTAAGATCATGATAGCTACTGAAGGGCAGTTTTCTTAAGCTTGAATGTGATATTCCTATGTATTCGCTTTCGCGAAAGCGAGATAACTTCAGTTTCTCAACTTGTTTCAATGGATATATAAAATACACACTGTCTAGATCAGGTGCATGTTCTGGTAGATCAATCTTATTTTCAAGGTGCTTAGAAAGAAACCTGTTTAGATTTAAATAACCTTCATTATTTCTAGCTATACCTACATATAATTGCTGATGTTCATTTCTGAAATCAATGCCTATAACAGGTTTTTCACGCTCGTTGTGTAAGAGTCGCACAAAATTGAGAGCGGCACTCGTACTATTAATATCAGTCAAGACAATCGTATTGAGTTCATGCTGCCTCGCGAGTTCTATGAGATCTTCTTCAGAAAAAGTGCCATAACGCAGAGAAAAATAGGTGTGGTTGTTCAGGTACATAACTACTGTTTTCTGTGAGCGAGTACTACGGGTGGTAACCCGTTGAATGGATTGATCATTCTACCTATGGTACGAGCCTCCATGCCAGAGGCCTTAATTACTGTGCGATCACCGTATTTTTCTCTGATGTTATCTAGTGCGTTGTAGAGATTTATAGCTGTTTCATTATCGTCGAAAAGATTGATTTGATAATGACCGCTTACCAAATGTGAGAATCTAATCCCTATGAGCCTTACCAGCAGTCTACGATTATAGAGCCTCTTGAAAAGTTCAAGAATTTTAGGTATCAAAATATGATCTGCACTACAAAAAGGAATTCGCAATTGCTTAGAGTACGTATTAAAGTCTGAGTATTTAATTCTAACGGTAATGCAGGCTGTTAACTTGTTTCCCCTACGTAATTGATATGCTAGATTTTCGGTCATGGCTATGAGGATAGATTTCAGCTTACCCACGTCTATAGTGTCTTTGTCAAAGGTGCGTTCAGTACTTATAGACTTACGCTCATTAAAAGCTATAACTGGCCTGGGATCGATTCCTTGAGCCCTACGCCAGATTAGGCTACCGTTTTTTCCCAGCACACTGACCATCATATTTTCCTCAAACTCTTGGATAGTCCGTATTTTTTTTATTCCCAGATGCCTAAGAGTTTGATAGGTTTTATCACCTACTTGAGGGATTTTTTTAATTGACAATGGTGCCATAAAGCTTTTTTCTTTACCAAAATCAATCATCTTTTGATTGTTGGGTTTAGCTTCTCCAGTGGCGATTTTAGAAACAATTTTTGTCGCGGATAGTCCAAATGATATAGGCAGACCTGTTTCTTTCAAGATCCGCTCACGCATTTCTGTGGCAAATTTGTAGCAGCCATAAAAACGATCCATCCCTGTAAGATCTGCATAGAATTCATCGATACTAGATTTTTCAAATAATGGAGTTTCTTCTTTAATGATCTCAGTTACCAGGTCTGAATGTTTTGAGTAGATTCCAGCATTCCCTTTTATACAGATGGCTTCAGGGCATAACTGTCTCGCCATCTTCATGGACATACCGCTATGCACTCCGTATTTTCTAGTTTCATAGCTGCAAGCCGCAACCACACCGCGATCACTCAGTCCCCCTACTAATAAAGGCTTGTCCTTGAGGCGTGAATCTATTTTGCGCTCAACAGATACATAGAATGTGTCAAGGTCCAAATGGATGATACTTCTTTTAAGCATTTGGATTTTCAATTTTTAGGAAATAGGGTGGTCAAAAAACCTCACAATCATAGAGTGTGAGGTCAGTTTTTGCAGAACAACTATTAACAGAAGCCCTCGCATTAAATCATAGACTATCTAATCGTCGATATTTCTAATTACTAAATCATAAATGGTTGGCTCTATATGGTCTACAAAGTCCTCTTTCTCGGAGTCGGTTGCAAAAAGTATTTGATTTTGCGTAATTAACTCATTGAGCGTATGATAGATCCTCTGGACAAGGTCTTCAGTATCTGCAACTTTCTCTTTCCATGACATTTTAATGTCAAAGCTCGTTAAATTTTGAATCTTGTGCTTCTTCCGTTTTACCATGATTTCTTGGACTCTTAAAGCTAATTGCTCTTTAACTTTTTCAATATTCATAGGTTCCATCGTTTAGAATAATACAAATTGATCACCTTCTACCAGTCGCTCTGCTTTGATGCTATATATATTATCTTCTTCATATTTAACTTGATCATAAAAGGTACGGCCATGTTCTTTGTAAACGCTCTGACCTATAGGTTTCAGTAAAGTAATACCTGTGGCGTCAGGTGATTTAATTTTTTTTGAAATTGGATAAGCATTGAAATATTTGGGATCAAAAGGCTTCATAATTTGGTTGAGTTTCGATTTTGGTAAATCAGTGTTCAACCATTCTTCTTCTTGAATTTTTGTTAGGGCTAACGGTGACCTGTGATGACCTATCCTTTGCATTAAGCGGTTTGCAGCTGTTGTGACTATGGCAACCGTATGATGTATTTTACCTGTAAGTGGATTTTCCCAAGTATCGTAAATTCCAGCAAGTGCAAAGGGTTGTGATTTACCTGTAGGGTACACCAGGAAAGGTTTATTGAGTTTTTCATACTTAGACCCTTCAATAAATGCATCCACTATAACCAGACAGCGTTGTGATTTAATTGCTTTTCTGAACATTGGTTTTTGATGTATTTCTTGAGGGCCTATATAATGTGGATCATTATCTAAGTTATTTGAGCCTTCAGCACGAGCATTAATTATATACGTTTGCTTATGAGCCCAGGAAGGGGTGAAGCCCAAAGTGAAATTTTGTATGTGATTAGGGTGTTCACAAGTAATTACTGGGACTTTGTTCCCAGCACTAATATTTACATTTTCAAAAGGCTGATCAATGTAAGATGCATTGAACCTTTTCTCTACAATGCGGTGATTTGATAATAAAGTTGCTCTTCCACACATAATCTTATAATTTGGAAATATTCCTATATCGGACTTAAATTTAGGATTCAAATATATGGAAATAATCCATTAATACGGAAATAATCCAATGTTAAAGTTGGATTATTTCCTAAACTCACTATATTTGTGTCATGGCAACAGAATTGACTACCGAAGCAAAGCGATTTAAACAGATTAGAGAAGAACTATCAAAAACTCAGACTGAGTTTGCAAAGCTTCTCGATGCTGGAAGTACCACTGCAGATATTGAGCGTGGTAAAAAAAAGATAACCGGTAAAATTGTCTCTGAGCTTCTGAGACAATTTAATGTCAACCCTCTTTGGTTATATGGAACTAGTTACAACAAATATTTAGAAACTGGGCGTTCCACCTCACCGCAAGTAATCACTATGGATACTAGTGATAGAGAAAATATGATCATGGTACCCATTAAAGCCAGTGCGGGATATGCCAGCAATATACAAGATACAGATTGGTATAATGAACTGCCCACGTTTT
This genomic interval from Nonlabens spongiae contains the following:
- a CDS encoding DNA polymerase III subunit alpha; the protein is MYLNNHTYFSLRYGTFSEEDLIELARQHELNTIVLTDINSTSAALNFVRLLHNEREKPVIGIDFRNEHQQLYVGIARNNEGYLNLNRFLSKHLENKIDLPEHAPDLDSVYFIYPLKQVEKLKLSRFRESEYIGISHSSLRKLPFSSYHDLKDKHILLETVTFRNKRDFNKHRLLRCIDLNILLSQLPVEQQGSPEEIMRSPHHIRAIFEGYEHILTNTENLLRRCSIDFNFESKNLNANQKTYHRTEKFNYDADIHKLRELVEQGIEKRYGCENEEIRVRVEKEISTVIKKEFVGYFLINWRICQYARQQGYFYVGRGSGANSIIAYLLEITDVDPIELDLYFERFINDYRTSPPDFDIDFSWDDREDITRFIFDEFENVALLGTYNTFQFRAVVRELGKVFGLPKSDIDKLTSMPPQGKTGDEIHDLVLKYGSELHDMPNYVSIHAGGILITEKPIHYYSATTLPPKGYPTVQFDMHIAEDAGIHKFDILAQRGLGKIRDTLEIIKYNQPGAEVMDLRKDVKKIMQDPNINNMIAQAKCIGCFYIESPAMRMLLSKLATNDYLGLVAASSVIRPGVAQSGMMREFILRTRFPEKRKEAHPIMNKIMPDTYGIMVYQEDVIKVAHIYAKLSLAEADILRRGMSGKYRSRKEFKQVERNYFRNCEKHGRDPDQAKEIWNQIKSFAGYAFAKGHSASYAVESYQSLYLKCYFPLEYMTATLNNGGGFYKPELYVHEAKMCGAHIEPPCINSSDIKNIIKGKTIYLGFSYLKQLEKKTMIQIVTERERNGLFEDLDNFLNRVFVGIEQISILTRINAFRFTGLDRYELLWQAHLKLDKLMKPTLQKKLFHQTFDLNKIPSLKSSDLELAFEQFEVLGFPLSSHFNLLSEQLKNQLTREDIVTLVGKNILIYGYSVNIKTTHTKNGKRMQFGTFLDLKGEFFDTVMFPQIASKITFRGPSVYKIYGKVVEEFDFCSIEVLKMEKCHYMQDPRYAEENPQTLQRLEKQISLKEKRMGNGNGYKKITFPDNTLQTSRFYKNS
- the dinB gene encoding DNA polymerase IV: MLKRSIIHLDLDTFYVSVERKIDSRLKDKPLLVGGLSDRGVVAACSYETRKYGVHSGMSMKMARQLCPEAICIKGNAGIYSKHSDLVTEIIKEETPLFEKSSIDEFYADLTGMDRFYGCYKFATEMRERILKETGLPISFGLSATKIVSKIATGEAKPNNQKMIDFGKEKSFMAPLSIKKIPQVGDKTYQTLRHLGIKKIRTIQEFEENMMVSVLGKNGSLIWRRAQGIDPRPVIAFNERKSISTERTFDKDTIDVGKLKSILIAMTENLAYQLRRGNKLTACITVRIKYSDFNTYSKQLRIPFCSADHILIPKILELFKRLYNRRLLVRLIGIRFSHLVSGHYQINLFDDNETAINLYNALDNIREKYGDRTVIKASGMEARTIGRMINPFNGLPPVVLAHRKQ
- a CDS encoding SOS response-associated peptidase, producing MCGRATLLSNHRIVEKRFNASYIDQPFENVNISAGNKVPVITCEHPNHIQNFTLGFTPSWAHKQTYIINARAEGSNNLDNDPHYIGPQEIHQKPMFRKAIKSQRCLVIVDAFIEGSKYEKLNKPFLVYPTGKSQPFALAGIYDTWENPLTGKIHHTVAIVTTAANRLMQRIGHHRSPLALTKIQEEEWLNTDLPKSKLNQIMKPFDPKYFNAYPISKKIKSPDATGITLLKPIGQSVYKEHGRTFYDQVKYEEDNIYSIKAERLVEGDQFVLF